A single region of the Deinococcus ruber genome encodes:
- a CDS encoding TetR/AcrR family transcriptional regulator: MAQKETVLRGEQRTAIADAAIALLAELGTGRLTHRAIDAALKLPNGSTSYYFRTQEALLTAAAQRLAELDEQSIEAFLAQLRSEQTLTEVVTAWLDYVAKNRLIARFELYLEAIRRPELQTDRSQSEVRGPGRAGVEHLQHCPASAGGADGDVPD, translated from the coding sequence ATGGCCCAGAAGGAAACTGTACTACGCGGAGAGCAACGAACGGCGATTGCTGATGCCGCCATCGCACTTCTGGCTGAACTGGGCACTGGTCGTCTGACTCACCGGGCCATTGACGCCGCTTTAAAACTTCCGAACGGCTCGACTTCGTACTATTTTCGCACTCAGGAAGCTCTGCTGACTGCCGCAGCGCAGCGCCTGGCCGAACTCGACGAGCAGAGCATTGAAGCTTTTCTGGCGCAGCTCCGGAGTGAACAGACGCTGACCGAAGTGGTGACAGCGTGGCTGGACTATGTTGCCAAAAACCGACTGATTGCCCGCTTTGAACTGTATCTGGAGGCCATTCGACGCCCGGAGCTACAGACTGATCGCTCCCAGAGTGAAGTTCGAGGCCCAGGCCGTGCGGGTGTTGAGCACCTACAACATTGCCCGGCCTCAGCAGGTGGCGCAGATGGTGATGTACCTGATTGA
- a CDS encoding SpoVT/AbrB domain-containing protein codes for MTQYAYQLEVKADGRVQLPLELRQSLNLTNGSRLIVQVQDTGHATLVTAAALAADLRGCLQDDGPSIVEELLDDRRQEVTDEARA; via the coding sequence ATGACTCAGTATGCCTATCAACTTGAAGTGAAGGCAGATGGCCGAGTGCAACTCCCACTTGAACTGCGCCAGTCCCTTAACCTGACCAATGGAAGTCGACTGATCGTTCAGGTGCAGGACACCGGTCACGCCACCCTTGTCACAGCCGCTGCACTTGCCGCGGACCTTCGCGGCTGTCTGCAAGACGACGGCCCTTCCATCGTCGAGGAACTGCTCGACGACCGTCGCCAGGAAGTCACGGACGAGGCGCGTGCTTGA
- a CDS encoding winged helix-turn-helix domain-containing protein — MAQVWQPTRLTRGQLEERRLFAEPFLWEGKLSSTQLAELCGVGSSAVRNWRRHLRELGSLEATVASGPPRRLTDEQRAEIITLLQASPDLQHYPDQRWTCPRVRAIIGLRFDVWYHVDHLSRLLHAWGFSRQKPVKRPLSKTKRQWSRGLRQVCGITPKVRRAL, encoded by the coding sequence ATGGCACAGGTTTGGCAGCCGACGAGGCTGACCCGTGGGCAGTTGGAAGAACGGCGCCTCTTCGCCGAACCCTTTCTTTGGGAGGGCAAGTTGAGTTCCACACAGCTCGCCGAGCTGTGTGGCGTAGGGTCCAGTGCAGTGCGCAATTGGCGGCGCCACCTCCGTGAACTCGGTTCGCTGGAAGCGACCGTCGCTTCAGGCCCGCCCAGACGCCTCACGGATGAGCAGCGTGCTGAGATCATCACGCTGTTGCAGGCCAGTCCTGATTTACAGCACTACCCTGACCAACGATGGACATGTCCTCGTGTTCGAGCCATCATCGGCTTGAGATTCGATGTCTGGTACCACGTCGATCATCTGAGTCGCTTGCTCCATGCGTGGGGGTTCTCACGTCAGAAACCGGTGAAGCGGCCGCTGAGCAAGACCAAGAGGCAGTGGTCTCGTGGATTGAGACAGGTATGCGGGATCACGCCCAAGGTGCGCAGGGCCTTGTAG
- a CDS encoding CHRD domain-containing protein → MPSAFKSTGPSVDREQRPDRGHSVIELSKDLSRAYIHLAVKNVKLNEIVMLHLYCGRPGQLGPILLDFSLLGNLKQYLSDGVLNIEVKNEDIVNPLAHGHGALAALTVGCPIVQTIPNDRVRAIAGMQAIANSGELYFNLHTKGQTYFGDIRGQFAPVVKK, encoded by the coding sequence ATTCCCAGTGCCTTCAAATCGACTGGCCCTTCTGTTGACCGCGAACAGCGCCCCGACCGTGGACATTCAGTGATCGAACTTAGCAAAGACCTGAGCCGAGCGTATATTCATCTGGCCGTCAAAAACGTCAAGTTAAACGAAATCGTGATGCTACACCTGTACTGTGGTCGTCCCGGACAGCTCGGGCCTATTCTGCTGGACTTCTCTTTGCTGGGCAATCTGAAACAGTACCTTTCGGACGGAGTGCTGAATATCGAAGTGAAGAACGAGGACATCGTGAATCCGCTGGCGCACGGACATGGCGCTCTGGCGGCGCTGACGGTGGGCTGCCCGATTGTCCAGACGATTCCAAATGACCGTGTGAGAGCGATTGCGGGCATGCAGGCCATTGCCAACAGCGGCGAACTTTACTTCAATCTGCACACCAAAGGGCAGACGTATTTCGGAGATATTCGCGGACAATTTGCCCCGGTCGTTAAAAAGTAA
- a CDS encoding type II toxin-antitoxin system VapC family toxin: MNVLDASALLAFLNNEPGAQRVQEVLATGDSVIHTVNWAEVLTKRAERGDDPVHLHARLTRAGLIGQLLTVDPGQPDDALQVAAFRALTRPLGLSLGDRYCLALGLRLQAPVLTADRAWTTLSLGITVELIRP, translated from the coding sequence TTGAACGTCCTGGATGCCAGCGCTCTCCTGGCCTTCCTGAACAACGAACCCGGCGCGCAGCGTGTTCAGGAAGTGCTGGCCACCGGTGACAGCGTCATCCACACCGTCAACTGGGCGGAGGTCCTGACCAAACGCGCGGAGCGGGGCGACGATCCCGTCCACCTCCACGCACGGCTGACGCGTGCGGGGCTCATCGGTCAACTGTTGACCGTTGATCCGGGTCAGCCGGACGATGCGTTGCAGGTCGCCGCCTTCCGCGCCCTCACCCGTCCACTCGGGCTGTCGCTCGGCGACCGCTACTGCCTTGCGCTGGGCCTGCGTCTCCAAGCGCCCGTCCTCACCGCAGACCGGGCGTGGACGACCCTGTCCCTTGGCATCACGGTCGAGCTGATCCGGCCATGA
- a CDS encoding YdeI/OmpD-associated family protein, translating into MPIFTAILKQEGKTATGIEVPPEIMEALGGGKKPAITVVLNAYLYRSTIGVRGGHSMIPVSAEHRGKAGLKAGDTVTVTVELDTEPREIRVPDDLQAALDANPAALAAFTKLSYSGKQQHTLSVEGTTNPETRARRVTKAIETLSRGGEVLVLP; encoded by the coding sequence ATGCCGATCTTTACCGCGATTCTGAAACAGGAAGGAAAGACCGCGACCGGCATCGAGGTGCCGCCGGAGATCATGGAGGCGCTGGGAGGCGGAAAAAAACCGGCCATCACGGTCGTCCTGAATGCGTATCTGTACCGCAGCACCATCGGCGTGCGGGGCGGCCACTCGATGATCCCCGTGAGCGCTGAGCACCGGGGAAAGGCGGGCCTGAAGGCGGGCGACACGGTCACGGTCACGGTGGAACTGGACACCGAGCCACGTGAAATCAGGGTGCCCGACGACCTCCAGGCTGCACTGGATGCCAATCCCGCTGCGCTGGCCGCTTTTACGAAGCTGTCTTACAGCGGCAAGCAGCAGCACACGCTGTCTGTCGAGGGCACGACTAACCCCGAGACACGGGCGCGGCGCGTGACGAAAGCCATCGAAACACTGTCACGCGGGGGTGAAGTTCTGGTGCTCCCCTGA